One region of Candidatus Omnitrophota bacterium genomic DNA includes:
- a CDS encoding cofactor-independent phosphoglycerate mutase: MKYIVLVGDGMADYPIKELGNKTPLEAAKVPNMDFIAKNGRSGLVHTIPEGFAPASDVANLSIIGYDPSKYYSGRGPLEAANMGIKLGPDDIAFRCNLVTIDQERMADYSAGHITSEEAATLIKFLDKKLGSDNIKFYPGVSYRHLMIVRDGSLKEALRATACEPPHDITGMKIKSHLPKGDGAKFLIKLMEDSRAILPDHEVNHVRIDLKENPADMIWLWGQGVETNMPKFRQKYGVDGSVISAVDLIKGIGKSIGLNVINVPGATGYYDTNYQGKAKYAIDSLKDRDFVFVHVEAPDEAGHNGDLRAKIVAIENFDRFIVGALLEKFKKQKDFRVMVLPDHNTPVSLRTHTAEPVPFAVFGKGIEPNNTAEYSEAAAKATGLAFGHGHELMEYFMKS, encoded by the coding sequence ATGAAATATATCGTCCTGGTCGGCGACGGCATGGCGGATTACCCGATCAAGGAATTAGGGAACAAGACACCGCTCGAGGCCGCCAAGGTCCCGAACATGGATTTTATAGCCAAGAACGGGAGGTCGGGCCTGGTCCATACCATCCCGGAAGGTTTCGCGCCGGCTTCGGATGTCGCGAACCTCTCTATCATCGGTTATGACCCGTCGAAGTATTATTCGGGGCGGGGGCCGCTTGAGGCCGCGAACATGGGGATAAAGCTCGGGCCGGATGACATCGCGTTCCGGTGCAACCTGGTCACTATAGACCAGGAACGGATGGCCGATTATTCGGCGGGACACATAACCTCCGAAGAGGCGGCGACCTTAATTAAATTCCTTGATAAGAAGCTCGGTTCGGATAATATAAAGTTCTATCCGGGCGTAAGCTACAGGCACCTGATGATAGTCAGGGACGGCTCTTTGAAGGAGGCGCTACGCGCCACCGCGTGCGAGCCGCCGCACGATATAACCGGGATGAAGATAAAAAGCCATCTCCCGAAGGGCGACGGCGCGAAGTTTTTGATAAAGCTCATGGAGGACTCGAGGGCCATACTGCCGGACCACGAAGTAAACCATGTAAGGATAGACCTGAAAGAGAACCCGGCCGATATGATATGGCTCTGGGGCCAGGGGGTCGAGACTAACATGCCGAAGTTCAGGCAGAAATACGGCGTCGACGGCTCGGTCATCTCCGCCGTAGACCTGATAAAAGGTATCGGCAAATCAATAGGGCTCAACGTCATAAACGTGCCGGGGGCGACCGGCTATTACGATACAAATTACCAGGGCAAGGCGAAATACGCGATAGATTCGCTCAAAGACAGGGATTTTGTCTTCGTGCATGTCGAGGCGCCTGATGAGGCCGGACATAACGGCGACCTGCGCGCCAAGATAGTTGCGATCGAGAATTTCGACAGGTTCATCGTCGGGGCTCTCCTCGAAAAATTCAAGAAACAAAAGGATTTCAGGGTCATGGTCCTGCCGGACCATAATACCCCGGTATCGCTCCGGACCCATACTGCCGAACCGGTGCCCTTCGCGGTATTCGGTAAGGGCATCGAGCCTAATA
- the thrC gene encoding threonine synthase, translating to MWRGLIDKYRKYLPVSSKTPVITLNEGNTPLIYSCNLSKKIGKGYEVYLKFDGANPTGSFKDRGMTMAVSKAVEEGSKAIMCASTGNTSASAAAYAARAGIKCIVLIPEGKIALGKLAQAIIYGAEVLAVKGNFDEALELVKDITGKYPITLVNSLNPYRIEGQKTGAFEICEALESAPDHHFIPVGNAGNITAYWKGYKEYKQHGKIKALPKMMGFQAEGAAPIVRGHIIEHPETIATAIRIGNPASWEKAEAARDESGGTIGMVSDKEILDAYKFIALKEGVFAEPASAASVAGLIKMMRKGFFKKNPAKKVKIVCILTGHGLKDPDRAISTLSKPKSVKADMRSVLKAIGI from the coding sequence ATGTGGCGAGGATTAATAGACAAATACAGGAAATATCTTCCTGTTTCTTCCAAGACCCCGGTCATAACCCTGAACGAAGGGAATACACCGCTTATATATTCCTGTAATTTAAGCAAGAAGATCGGGAAAGGATATGAGGTCTACCTGAAATTCGACGGGGCGAACCCGACCGGTTCGTTCAAGGACCGCGGTATGACCATGGCCGTCTCGAAAGCCGTAGAGGAGGGTTCGAAGGCGATAATGTGCGCCTCGACCGGGAATACCTCGGCCTCTGCCGCCGCTTATGCGGCGCGCGCGGGTATCAAATGCATTGTCCTTATCCCTGAGGGTAAGATAGCGTTGGGAAAACTCGCCCAGGCGATAATCTACGGGGCCGAAGTGTTGGCAGTTAAAGGGAATTTCGATGAAGCGCTGGAACTCGTAAAAGATATAACCGGCAAATACCCGATAACCCTCGTCAATTCTTTAAACCCGTACAGGATAGAAGGACAGAAGACCGGAGCGTTCGAGATCTGCGAGGCGCTTGAGTCCGCGCCGGACCACCATTTCATCCCGGTCGGCAATGCGGGAAACATCACCGCGTACTGGAAGGGCTACAAAGAATACAAGCAACATGGAAAGATAAAAGCGCTTCCGAAGATGATGGGCTTCCAGGCCGAGGGCGCCGCGCCTATCGTGAGGGGGCATATAATAGAGCATCCCGAGACTATCGCCACCGCGATAAGGATAGGCAATCCAGCGAGTTGGGAAAAAGCCGAGGCGGCGCGCGATGAATCCGGCGGGACCATAGGCATGGTCTCGGACAAAGAGATACTCGATGCCTATAAATTCATCGCGTTAAAAGAAGGCGTATTCGCGGAACCGGCTTCGGCAGCGTCTGTGGCCGGCCTTATTAAGATGATGCGCAAGGGTTTCTTCAAGAAAAACCCGGCTAAAAAGGTAAAGATCGTCTGCATCCTGACCGGGCACGGGCTCAAGGACCCGGACAGGGCTATTTCAACTTTAAGCAAACCAAAATCGGTCAAGGCCGATATGAGATCGGTCCTAAAGGCGATAGGCATATAA
- a CDS encoding homoserine dehydrogenase encodes MEKINVGLIGFGTVGVGVAKALLQKSAQIERQVGARVVLKVICDNDLRRKRNIKINRKLMTSDVNKVLGNPNIDIVVELVGGIHPAKEFVLKAIKSGQHVVTANKALITEHGEELFDAAKKAGVDIFYEASVGGGIPIIKSLREGLVANEIDTILGIVNGTSNYILSAMAEEGLSFSDALEQAKKKGYAERNPALDIEGYDSAHKLAILTLLGFGKAVKLKDIYVEGILDISQNDIRYADEFGYAIKLLAIAKKCDSEIEVRVHPTLLSKEHLLANVNGVYNAIYVHGDMVGGALFYGRGAGQNPAASSVVGDIIDLARNLRFNSVGRVPIYMKNKSIKKIRKIGDIEASYYIRISCIDKPGVLAKVAGILGRHKISIASVGQKERRAARIVPVVMMTHEAKEKNMRQALEEIDRMAAIRRKTVAIRVER; translated from the coding sequence ATGGAGAAGATCAACGTAGGCCTGATAGGGTTCGGGACCGTAGGAGTCGGCGTCGCGAAGGCGTTATTGCAGAAATCCGCCCAGATAGAACGGCAGGTCGGCGCGCGAGTCGTGCTTAAGGTCATCTGCGACAACGATCTGCGGCGCAAGCGGAACATCAAGATCAACAGGAAGCTTATGACCAGCGACGTCAACAAGGTCCTCGGGAATCCAAACATCGATATCGTCGTTGAGCTCGTGGGAGGTATCCATCCGGCCAAGGAATTCGTGCTTAAGGCGATAAAGAGCGGACAGCACGTCGTCACCGCCAATAAAGCGCTTATAACCGAACACGGCGAAGAGCTATTCGACGCGGCGAAGAAGGCAGGAGTAGATATCTTCTACGAAGCCTCGGTAGGCGGCGGCATCCCGATAATCAAGTCTTTGCGTGAAGGGCTCGTCGCCAACGAGATCGACACCATACTCGGCATCGTGAACGGTACCTCGAACTACATCCTTTCGGCCATGGCCGAAGAGGGGTTGAGCTTCTCCGACGCCCTCGAACAGGCGAAGAAGAAGGGATATGCCGAGCGCAATCCGGCGCTCGATATCGAGGGTTATGACTCCGCCCATAAGCTCGCTATCCTGACCCTGCTCGGTTTCGGGAAGGCGGTAAAACTCAAGGATATCTACGTTGAAGGGATACTCGATATATCGCAGAACGATATCAGGTATGCCGACGAATTCGGCTACGCCATAAAACTCCTCGCGATCGCAAAAAAATGCGACAGCGAAATAGAGGTAAGGGTGCACCCGACCCTCTTATCGAAAGAGCACCTGCTTGCCAATGTTAACGGCGTCTATAACGCCATCTATGTCCACGGCGACATGGTCGGCGGGGCCCTCTTCTACGGGCGCGGGGCGGGACAGAACCCCGCGGCAAGCTCGGTTGTAGGCGATATCATCGACCTCGCCAGGAATTTAAGGTTTAATTCCGTCGGCAGGGTCCCGATCTACATGAAGAACAAATCGATAAAGAAGATAAGGAAGATAGGCGATATCGAGGCGAGTTATTATATCCGCATCTCATGCATCGACAAGCCCGGTGTGCTCGCCAAGGTCGCCGGGATACTCGGCCGCCACAAGATATCGATAGCCAGCGTCGGACAGAAGGAAAGGCGCGCGGCGCGCATCGTCCCGGTCGTTATGATGACCCACGAGGCGAAAGAGAAGAATATGAGGCAGGCGCTTGAGGAGATAGACAGGATGGCGGCGATAAGGCGCAAGACCGTCGCGATAAGGGTAGAGAGATAA
- a CDS encoding NAD(P)-dependent glycerol-3-phosphate dehydrogenase has protein sequence MNTKKITLIGDGGWGTTLAMMLNARGNKVALWGAFPDYIETMKSARENVKFLPGIKIPDPILLTSDLAGAVRDADILVLAVPSQHVREVANRMKGINLNGKLIVSVSKGIENHSMMRMSQVVRDVLGKVRIGALSGPTISYEVARGLPTTVVAASEDEKTAQEIQDLFMTETFRVYTNTDIIGVELGGSIKNVIAIAAGISDGMGFGVNTKSGMLVRGIVEIARLGTAMGAKQETFYGISGLGDLVTTCVSTHGRNRWFGEEIGKGNKPEQVLKSTEMVVEGVGTAESCHELQKKYSIEMPIAEEIYAIIYDGKDPKAAVRDLMTRKKKSESNN, from the coding sequence ATGAACACTAAAAAAATAACGCTAATAGGCGACGGAGGGTGGGGAACGACACTGGCGATGATGTTAAACGCCAGGGGAAATAAGGTCGCATTGTGGGGCGCATTCCCGGACTACATCGAAACGATGAAGTCTGCGAGGGAGAACGTGAAATTCCTGCCCGGAATTAAAATACCGGATCCAATATTGCTTACCTCCGACCTCGCGGGCGCGGTCCGCGATGCAGATATCCTCGTGCTCGCCGTACCTTCGCAGCACGTGAGAGAGGTCGCCAACCGGATGAAAGGCATAAATTTGAACGGGAAGCTGATCGTCAGCGTTTCAAAAGGAATAGAGAACCATTCGATGATGAGGATGTCACAGGTCGTCCGTGACGTCCTCGGGAAAGTCAGGATCGGCGCCCTTTCCGGGCCTACGATATCATACGAGGTCGCGCGCGGGCTTCCCACGACGGTCGTCGCCGCTTCCGAGGATGAAAAGACCGCGCAGGAGATACAGGACCTCTTCATGACCGAAACTTTCAGGGTATATACGAATACCGACATCATAGGCGTAGAACTGGGCGGTTCGATAAAGAATGTCATCGCTATCGCCGCCGGAATATCCGACGGGATGGGTTTCGGCGTAAATACGAAGTCCGGCATGCTCGTAAGAGGTATCGTCGAGATAGCCCGGCTCGGCACGGCGATGGGCGCCAAGCAGGAGACTTTCTACGGGATCAGCGGTTTGGGCGACCTCGTAACTACCTGCGTCAGCACACACGGCAGGAACAGGTGGTTCGGCGAGGAAATAGGTAAAGGCAATAAGCCGGAGCAGGTCCTCAAATCGACAGAGATGGTCGTCGAGGGCGTCGGCACCGCCGAATCCTGCCACGAACTGCAAAAGAAATACAGCATCGAGATGCCGATAGCCGAAGAGATTTACGCCATCATATATGACGGCAAAGACCCCAAGGCCGCAGTCCGCGACCTCATGACGCGGAAGAAAAAGTCGGAAAGCAATAACTAA